The Limnochordia bacterium sequence GTTTACATACCGGAATCGGCAAAGGTATCCAATTGCATTATCGGTCCCTTTGTTTCCGTCGCAGAACAGGCGGAGATCTCCAACTCCATTGTCAAAGATTGTATTATTAACGAAGGCGCCAAGGTGGAGAACATGCTACTATCCAATTCCTTGATTGGAGAGCATGCAGTAGTAGAAGGAAACTTCACTCAACTAAATATTGGTGATTCCTCAGCCATCAAGTTCACCTATTGAGACTGGCCCGGGTCAGATTAAAAAGGGCCCGGGCATTACTTGTCGTTGCAACCGCCACTTCTGCGACATCTAGGCCCTTTAATTGCGCAACTTTCTCTGCTACATAGAAAACATAGGCGGGTTCGTTGCGTTTTCCTCGGTGGGGTACTGGTGTAAGATATGGGCAATCCGTCTCAATGAGCATACGTTCTAAGGGCGTATATCTGACTACCTCTGGCGGCCTTACCGCGTTCTTGAAAGTGATCGGACCCCCAAATCCTAGGTAAAGACCGTAATCCAGCATTGTAGTCGCCATTTCCACACTCCCAGAAAAGCAGTGCATTACCCCACCGGCCAGTTTTCCTTTGTACCCCTTGAGAATCTGCTGAGTATCCTCATGGGCATCGCGGTTATGAATGATCACCGGAAGGCGAAGCTGGCCTGCAAGATCCAGCTGCTGGCAAAACGCCTCCATTTGTTGCTCTCTGGGGGATAGATCATAGTAGTAGTCCAACCCTATCTCCCCGATAGCGATGACTTTAGGGTGCTCGGCAAGGGCAACAAATTCCTTGATAACATCATTGTTAAGGCTACTTGCATCATGGGGATGGACGCCAATCGCCGCATAGATTCCTGGATACTTTGCAGCTGACTCAATGGCCTGTTTAGATGAGGGCAAATCCCACCCCACATTAATGATAATGCTCACACCGACCTGTTGGGCCCTTGCGATTACTTCTTCCTGTTCCCCTTCAAAACGCTCATTATCTAAATGGGCATGACTATCAATTAGCATCTTTGTATCACCGAGACTGGGCCACTAAAAACCCGACAAAGAGGAAGCCCTTACCCAGCTATCTTCCTTTCTCATCAATATCTCTCACATAGCCACCCACCAGACGGGGGGGGATCCAAACCCTCATATGGCTTTCGACCACCTTACCGGACAACTGCGCCCGCGGGAATGTCTTTATCTACAGTAACTAGACCAAGCTCTTCTTCAGAGACTGCAGCCAGAACCATTCCTTCGGATAACTCGCCCCGTAGTTTGGTTGGTTTCAGATTGGCAACAATGACAACTTTCTTTCCTTTTAGGTCCTCCGGAGCATAGTGCTTGGCGATTCCAGCAACTATCTGGCGAACTTCGTCTCCGGTATCGACTTTGAGCACAACTAATCGGTCCGCGTTAGGGTGACTCTGGGCATCAACTATGTGCCCGACACACAGCTTTACTTTCTGGAATTCATCGATCGAAATAAGTTCGTCCACCTGTTCTTCACCTGCGTCTTTTTCTGTCTGTTTGCTCTTCTTATCCTCTAGTGCTGCTTCCCGCTCTTTAATATCAATTCGAGGAAACAATGGTCCCGTTGGTTGCGTCTTTGTGTTTGGCTCCAACAAACCCCACTGGCGATTGGCGACCTGGAATTCCTGTTTAACCCCCAACTGCTCAAGGATACTCTCACCAGTTGCGGGAATGAAAGGCCAAACCAAAAAGGCAGTCATGCGTAAAGCTTCCGCAAGATTATACATGATCCTAGCCAGCCGTGGTGTATCTTGAGATTTAGCCACATTCCATGGTTCGGATTCATCGATATACTTGTTGGTCCGCCCAATGAAGGACCAGATTGCTCCAAGGGCAGCATTGATCTGAAGCTGGCCTAAGTAACGATCGACCTCTTGGCAAGCTGCCTCGGCCCCTTTGCGTAAGCTTTCATCCAGCTCGTTCTCTGGCCCTGGTGTAGGAATCACTCCATCAAAGTACTTCTGAATCATCGTAAGGCTGCGGTGCAGCAGATTTCCCAGATCGTTGGCCAAATCTGCATTGGTTCTTTGGATCAGAGCCTCGACGCTGAAATTGCCGTCAGCCCCGAAGGAGATCTCCCGTAGGAGAAAATACCGAATGGCGTCGGCACCGAATTCGTCGATAAGTAGATTTGGATCCACTACGTTGCCCTTCGACTTAGACATCTTATCGCTATCCATCAATAACCATCCGTGACCGAATACCTGCTTCGGTAATTCAAGATCTAAAGCCATTAGGATAATCGGCCAAATAATGGTATGGAATCGGGTGATCTCCTTGCCGACAAGATGTAGATCCGCTGGCCAAAAGGCCTTGAAGGTCACTTCATCCTGAAGGTAGCCACTACCGGTAAGATAATTGGTAAGTGCATCAAACCAAACGTAGATCACGTGATCGGAGTTAATAGGTACGGGAATACCCCAATCAAAACTAGTACGACTGACACAAAGATCCTCTAGTCCACTTTTGATAAACTGAACCATTTCGTTTTTCCTGCTCTCAGGCTGGATAAACTCAGGGTTCTTTTCAATGTGTTCCAGGAGTCGATCAGCATATTTGGAAATCCGAAAATAATAAGCCTCTTCCTTCAAGAGTTCAACCGGACGCCCACAGTCAGGGCATTTATGATCCACTAGTTTACTTTCTAACCAAAATGCTTCACAAGGCGTACAATACCAACCTTCGTAGTATCCTTTATAGATATCACCCTTGTTATAAACACGCATGAAGACTTCCTGAACTACCTTCTTGTGGCGTTCGTCGGTGGTGCGAATGAAATCGTCATAGGAGATATTTAAGCGCTCCCACAGCCTCATGAAGGTAGGTACAATGCCGTCGACATATTCCTTCGGGGTGATACCCCGCTTTTCTGCCACCTTTTCAATTTTCTGGCCGTGATCGTCAGAACCAGTCAAGAACAAAACTTTCTTACCTAGCAAGCGAT is a genomic window containing:
- a CDS encoding TatD family hydrolase, yielding MLIDSHAHLDNERFEGEQEEVIARAQQVGVSIIINVGWDLPSSKQAIESAAKYPGIYAAIGVHPHDASSLNNDVIKEFVALAEHPKVIAIGEIGLDYYYDLSPREQQMEAFCQQLDLAGQLRLPVIIHNRDAHEDTQQILKGYKGKLAGGVMHCFSGSVEMATTMLDYGLYLGFGGPITFKNAVRPPEVVRYTPLERMLIETDCPYLTPVPHRGKRNEPAYVFYVAEKVAQLKGLDVAEVAVATTSNARALFNLTRASLNR
- the metG gene encoding methionine--tRNA ligase is translated as MSKDTYFITTPIYYPSDKLHIGHAYTTVIADALARYHRLLGKKVLFLTGSDDHGQKIEKVAEKRGITPKEYVDGIVPTFMRLWERLNISYDDFIRTTDERHKKVVQEVFMRVYNKGDIYKGYYEGWYCTPCEAFWLESKLVDHKCPDCGRPVELLKEEAYYFRISKYADRLLEHIEKNPEFIQPESRKNEMVQFIKSGLEDLCVSRTSFDWGIPVPINSDHVIYVWFDALTNYLTGSGYLQDEVTFKAFWPADLHLVGKEITRFHTIIWPIILMALDLELPKQVFGHGWLLMDSDKMSKSKGNVVDPNLLIDEFGADAIRYFLLREISFGADGNFSVEALIQRTNADLANDLGNLLHRSLTMIQKYFDGVIPTPGPENELDESLRKGAEAACQEVDRYLGQLQINAALGAIWSFIGRTNKYIDESEPWNVAKSQDTPRLARIMYNLAEALRMTAFLVWPFIPATGESILEQLGVKQEFQVANRQWGLLEPNTKTQPTGPLFPRIDIKEREAALEDKKSKQTEKDAGEEQVDELISIDEFQKVKLCVGHIVDAQSHPNADRLVVLKVDTGDEVRQIVAGIAKHYAPEDLKGKKVVIVANLKPTKLRGELSEGMVLAAVSEEELGLVTVDKDIPAGAVVR